A window of the Gossypium hirsutum isolate 1008001.06 chromosome A03, Gossypium_hirsutum_v2.1, whole genome shotgun sequence genome harbors these coding sequences:
- the LOC121223603 gene encoding NAC domain-containing protein 7 — protein MNTFSHVPPGFRFHPTDEELVNYYLRKKIASKKIDLDVIKDVDLYKIEPWDLQELCRIGSEEQNEWYFFSHKDKKYPTGTRTNRATKAGFWKATGRDKPIYSRLNLIGMRKTLVFYKGRAPNGQKSDWIMHEYRLETNENGTPQEEGWVVCRVFKKRMTTVRKMGEYESSCWYDDQVSFIQELESPRRITQPYVAAAATTYHHHHHFPCKQELELQYNLPHDPFLQLPQLESPKVPQSTAPSISCNSVIPYNGTSTLQSSTLTHEEHLHNLNSLYNNNTIDQQQQAVDQVTDWRVLDKFVASQLSHEEGSKENNYTTNAAATSYHVAEQINLPTNESKRADIGHHHQEYASTSTSSCQIDLWK, from the exons ATGAATACTTTTTCACACGTTCCCCCGGGCTTTCGGTTCCATCCTACAGACGAAGAGCTCGTTAATTATTACTTGAGAAAAAAGATTGCTTCGAAAAAGATAGACCTAGATGTGATCAAAGATGTTGATCTTTATAAAATTGAACCATGGGATCTTCAAG AATTGTGCAGAATAGGAAGTGAGGAGCAAAATGAATGGTACTTTTTTAGCCACAAAGACAAGAAGTATCCCACAGGGACTCGAACTAATAGGGCAACAAAAGCTGGGTTTTGGAAAGCAACGGGAAGGGACAAACCTATATACTCGAGGCTTAATCTTATTGGGATGAGGAAAACCCTAGTGTTCTATAAAGGAAGAGCTCCTAATGGACAAAAATCAGATTGGATCATGCATGAGTATCGACTTGAAACTAATGAAAATGGTACTCCTCAG GAAGAAGGATGGGTGGTATGTAGGGTGTTCAAGAAACGAATGACAACAGTAAGAAAAATGGGTGAATATGAATCTTCATGTTGGTACGATGACCAAGTCTCCTTCATACAAGAACTTGAATCCCCAAGGCGAATAACTCAACCTTATGTTGCTGCAGCAGCAACAACATACCATCATCATCACCATTTCCCTTGCAAGCAAGAGCTCGAGTTACAATACAATTTGCCACACGACCCTTTCCTTCAACTCCCTCAACTTGAAAGCCCCAAAGTCCCACAATCAACCGCACCAAGCATCAGCTGCAACTCGGTCATCCCTTACAATGGGACCAGCACATTGCAGTCCTCAACGCTCACACATGAAGAACACTTGCACAACTTGAACTCACTTTACAACAACAACACCATCGATCAACAACAACAAGCTGTGGATCAAGTGACCGATTGGCGAGTGCTCGATAAATTCGTTGCTTCTCAGCTTAGCCATGAAGAAGGTTCCAAGGAAAACAACTATACTACCAATGCAGCGGCTACCAGCTATCACGTGGCTGAACAAATAAATTTGCCAACCAATGAATCAAAAAGGGCAGATATTGGTCATCATCATCAAGAATATGCTTCTACATCCACTTCAAGTTGTCAAATTGATTTGTGGAAGTGA